The Notamacropus eugenii isolate mMacEug1 chromosome 4, mMacEug1.pri_v2, whole genome shotgun sequence DNA window AGTCTTATCCTTTGGCTAAAGGTCTTTCCATGCTCATTACATCCATACGGTTTCTCTCCAGGATGACTTGTCTGTTGTTGAGTAAGTGCAGCTTTCTGgctaaaggccttcccacattcgtTACACTGATAAGGTTTCTCACCAGAATGGATTTTCTTATGCCAAGTAAGGTTTGTACTATAATAGAATGCCTTCCCATATTcgttacattcataaggtttctcactTGTATGAATTGTCTGATGTTGACTAAGTCCTATCCTCTggctgaaggccttcccacatttaTTACATCcataaagtttctctccagtatgaatcctaCGATGTCGTTTAAGTTCTCGGCTATGGCTGAAGGCTTTACCACATTTAtcacattcaaaaggtttctcaccagtatgaattttctgatgttgaaAAAGTCCTATCTTCTgactaaaagcctttccacattcgTTACATTCATAATAtttctcaccagtatgaattGTCTGATGTTGACTAAATCCTAATCCTCTGGCTGAGGGCCTTTCTACACTCATTACACTCATTTTCTCTCCAATGTGAATTCTATTATGCTGTTTGAGTAGTGGCCTATGGCTGAAGTTCTTTCCACAcacattacatttataaggtttctcaccAGTTATGAACTCTTTTGTGCTAAGGCCTGCACTATACTAGAATGCCAACCCACATTCATTGCCTTCATAAGGCTTCTCACCAGTGTGAATTCTCTTGTGTTGAATAAGGTTTGTACTTGAGTAGAAGGCTTTCCCACagttattacattcatatgattTCTCCCCATTATGAGTTCTATTATGTTGTTTAAGTTCGGCTTTGTGAATGAAAGtctttcacattcattacatttataaggtttctcaccAGAGTGGAATCTCTTATGTTTAACAATTTGTGCACTCAAACAAAAGGCCTTTTCATGTTCATTACACTCAAAAAGTTTCtgtccagtatgaattctcttatgttTTGTGACATGTGTGCTCAGGCGTAAGGCCTTCCCACAGTCATTACattgataaggtttctctcctgtgtgaatCCGATGATGTGATTTGAGTTCTCGGCCGCAACTGAAGGTTTTTCTGCATCGGTCACATTCAGAAGGTTTGTCactagtatgaattctctgatgttgagtaagCTGTACTCTAAGACGGAAGGCTTTCCCACAGTCAgtacattcatatggtttctcaCCAGCATGAACTGTCTGATATTGGTTAAGTCCTACCTCCTGGTTAAAGGTCTTCCCACATTTGTTACGTTGATAGGGTTTTGGAGTAGAATGACTTATCTGATGTTCAGTAAGGTCATTTCTTGGGcagaaagctttcccacattcattataTTTATGCTCTGATGTAGCCGATGTTCCGACATGGGTCTGAAACCCTCGCCACAATAACtggattcacatttttcttgataTTCACTGTCCTTTGCAAATATCTTCTTTGagcatattttatcatattttcttACATCTGAATACTGTTTGATGCTCTTTCTGTACATATCACATTTATCAAAATTCTTTCTTATTCTATGTTATGGAAAAAGGATTGGCTCTAGATTGAAGTTTCTACCGTATTTATTATATTCGTGGTCACTCCGTTTACTAAGAAGTTCCTTTGGAATgttttctccttgccaagaaTGTTTGTTCTCATTGTTCTGCTTCTTTGTCAAACTGGCATCAAATTCCCAGGCTCCCTGAAACTCTGAGACAGAAGGAACACTTAGATTAAGTCTTTCCTCAGATGATTGTTCCATTGAAGTGCCCAGATTCTGCGCAGACTCCTTGGATTCATGTGAAGTCTCCCAGtctgaaagaaataacaaacgTAAACTTCCCCATCACACATGCTGTCTGTGGCCTCCATTCTTTGTTGTCTGCTATCAAGAACAATTATTTTCTCaacctcttccctctctccttaaaCTTCTCTCTAGTTTGACTGGCAGATTTTTCCTCTGCAGCAGAGTTGCTGTAACCCATTTTAGTAGTTTGGGTTTGATCTAATATTAGGCTGTCATATTCATTTGGTTCTAGGTCTAagttttccaattcattttattaatcatctcTTTCTATTTTAAACTAGTTATGTGATAGTTTTGGTAATTATAAATTTGAGATTTTGTGATGCTAGATTTCCTTAATCCCTACCTGCACTCATTATTGTGTGGTCTAATTATATGACAAGTTTCCTTAATAATTTGATTAGCATATCTTTACATCTTACtttatatatgatttttattatgttgatatggcatacttcattttttcttcctacaATTCTCCcccttcacccctccccccatcttctgGACAGCTGCCCTGATGGACAGACTAGAAATCAGACTCTTTAGCTCTGGAACATCTTCTCTGGGGCCCCAGCTATCCAGAACCTCACAGGGCCTACTGTTTTAGTCAGTCAGTTCATCAGtcatctagcatttattaaacatctactatatcCAGGGACTATGcaaagctttggggatacaaagaaaggggcaAAAGAGACAAATCCTTGCTTTCTAAAAGCTCACAACATGAAAACACAACTGtgcacaaataagatatatacagcaTGACTGGGGGTGGTCTTGGTAGAAAGGTGCTAAGGTTAAAGAGAACTGGGGAAGGTTCTTGAGGAGGTGAGcctttagctgagacctgaaggaagacagaggcagagatgaagaaggagactaTTCCAGACATGGTGGCCAGCtaatgaaaatgcctggagtcatgAGATGATATTCAAACTTGAGGAAGACCCAAGAGGCTGTCACTGTCACTGCATCACAGAGCCCAGGGAGAGAAGTATTGtataataaggctagaaaggtaaaaGTTAAACTTATTTCAGGCTGGCCCTGGTTACGCTTCTCATCACTGTCTACTTCCTGACTGTCTTCATACCAGCAAGCTACACAATACCCTCCCTGgcacatttctttccatttccagaaCCATAATCAAACCAACACTGCCACTGCTTCCAGGAAAGAGGTATCCCAACCTCTGCTCACCATCTAGGTGGCTTCACCAACCAAAATACTCCTCTATTTGTTGTTAAACACCTcttcagaatgtaagctcctggaaggcaggggtTGTCTTTGGTTTTACGTTTGTATCTGAGATGTTTGATACGtaatttaagaaattctttttcattcttttgttcctttttcatgcttttcatgACAGTCCATCCATGGACACCGACTATATCTCCAATTTAAGACTTCTTTTACTtctatgaaaattattttgtgattATATTCATACAAACCTGTCAGTGCCTTTGTAGGTTTTTGTGCATTTTCTGCTCCATTTAAAGGGGATTTTTGTTTCTAGCTTTAACTGCTGGTTTTTGGTAGGTGTATAAAGAAATGCTGTCAGTTTTGGAAGGTTTGTTTTTCATCCTGTTTGTCAAAGCTATTCATTTTCTCCACTTTAgattgattctctagggttttctaaataAACCATCAAACCATTTACaaatttctgtctcttctttgctGCTTCTTTCCAACTTGTAGTTCTCTTATTTCTATTGCCAGCCCTTCCAGTGTAAGGGCAAGTAAAAGGGAAAGATGTGGCACTCTTGCTTCACCAGAACGTTGGGCAGCTTGTGAAAATGAGGACCATCCAGGAGGTGGGTGTCACAGCTTGGGAGGGGATGGAGTAGGGCAAAAGACTGCACAGGTGGGAGGGGACCAGGGTATCAAGCGCTCTGTACaccagagaaatttatatttgatcctggagggtaTGGGAAGCCTCTGGGATAATGGTCAggtctgtactttaggaagatgcTGAGGCAGCTCCTTCTGCACCAGCTGAGGGGGAGGTGATGAGGCCGTGCACCAGTGGTAAGACTggagtaggggaggggaggagaggcagACTGTATTTGGAAATGATCGAGGTATGATACAAAAGGCATCAATACcaaaggaaaaagcaaagcaaaggatGGTATCTCTAAGTTTAATGGCTAAGCCTTTGTAAAGAGATGAATTAAATCAGATTGCCCCTCACAGTCCTGTTGATTTCTCTCTCAATCTTGCGTTTAGGGACATGTCTCATGTGGGCATGCTTCTCCAAGTCCAGATGTCAAATGGTGCCCGTGATATGGGGTGGTCTTCCTGTTGTTGGGGTTTGCTTAACTTCTCCTGTGTTATAAAGGATGGATCTATGGAGGGAGGGAAGTATTTTGGGAATGActatggtataagaaatgacaggaatATTCTTAAAATAAGTGATTGTAATCTTATAAATGGTTTCTGACCAAGAAAAATCCAAGTATCtccaatgttaaaaaaaaaaaaaaaaggaacaggttGGGAAAATCTTTGCCAGAAACATCTCCACCAGATTTCTGTCACATAGAATACTATTTCCAAAAGTAACTGCAAAAGCTGTTGCAGAGTATGAGGGAGGGAAGTAACATGAGAAGCCCAttaaaccttcaaaataaattgaCACCTCCCATGGAGCTCTGGCCTTgtcattgctccctcctccccaacacTGCCAGGCTCCAGCCTTTCCAGTCAGGGGATGCATCTGAAGACACAGGAGCTGCCAGACTCAAGGAGTCACCTCAGCTGCCTACTCAAGATTGCACAATTTTATTTAATGCCTCTTATGGGTGCTAGGTCTTACTTTTAGATGGATGCACCAATCAAATTAAGGAAAGACCTGTTCATTCCTGAGCAGTttggtggcccaatggatagcaCCGAGCCCCGAATCAGTGTGGtcagatctgtcctcagacacgcactagttgtgtgaccctgggcaagtcaatgaacttttctctaccttagtttcttcagttgtaaaatggggataataacagcacctagcttgcagggttgttgtgaggatccaatgaggcttagtactgtgcctggcacatacaagGTAtggtagctacttaataaatctttcctttcttccaccttccccttccttctcctcttctttcttccttcccttcctccttccttctgccctccctcccttcttcctccctcccttcttcctttcttcctccctgccttctttccctAGCAGAGGCTGAGATGAGGACTCATCCAGCAGACATGACTTCCTTTGGATGTGACCTTGGGGGAACCAATGGGAATTGAGCTTACTTCCTCCCCTCAGGGACCAAAATGTTGAGGTAAAATATTTCTCTGTTCCTGCTACATCTGATAGtgaatatccctttgtaaaagctaccCAAGCTTAAATGATCAAGTGGAACTGCGGATGCTAAATCCTGGCCTGCTAAAAATGGAGGCAACAGCCAGTGGGGGATTCAGTTGATGGCAAAGGAATGCCCCCAAATTTGAAGGGTGCCTGAGAATCCTGAGCAGGAGATGTATCAGGCTTGACTCTGAGACTCTGAGGTGAGAACACGCACATTCTACCCCTCCTGGCTTAATTCAGTCACCTGCATGGCCAATCCTTGGGGAATCTTTCTCAGGTCTCCAAGGTACTTTCTATTGCTCCAACTAGCAGACCACATCAAGTTTGGAAACCGCTAGTCTGTTTATTGAAAAAGGGAGTCCTCAGGACTGAGAACCAGCTGAGAATTCAGCTGCAGGCCTGTTTTTGTGGGCATCACTGGGGATGCTAAGCAGACCGAGAGGCTTGTGCAAAAGACAGCTGATGGCCACTCTGACAGTACTGGTAGAATGGGCCACAGAATGTATTGGGGCCTAGAAAGAGAATTCCTTCATTTGATCTGGTCCCTGCTAAGAAGACGGGCTCTGTTCTGCATTGGGATTTAGATCCTTAAGGAGCAGAGCAGGAATGTGTAAACACTTAGGCCAACAAAGTCAGGCTACCTGGTTCCCACTGTAAAAAAGGCCAAATCTTTTCTGGGAAGTGACAGTGTCTCTCCTGGCCTAGCTTCACAAAAGGGTTAGCGACCCTTCATCTCTACAAGCCAAAAAAGAACTACTCAAGCCTTGAGACCCTCCCAGTATTCACTAGAACAGGAAGTAAAGACCCTTCTCTGGCAgacttggggggggaggggaaggaaggaaaggcaggGAACAGAAAACAGAAGGTTAAACCTTATGGGCCACAAGATCCAGTTACACAAAGCAAAACTTCTTACCCACAAATTAACAGGACATGCATCGTGTCTTTCTTGGCCCCAAATGGATCGGGAAACTCTGGTATGTGCACATCCAATTAAAGCTGCTCACGACTCCAACATCCCCTCCACCCTTCGCCAAGCAAAGCCCCTCCAACTTGCAGAGTTGGGGTCTTACCCAGGCAGACCAGGTTTCTATAGCTCTCGAGCATCACCTCCCAGTACAGCTCCTTCTGGGAAAGGTCCAGGTGGCCCCACTCCTCTGGGGTGAAGTCCACAGTCATGCCTCTGAAGGTCACTGATTTCTGAAAAACTCAATATACCATGTTTTCTCAGGGCCTATCCCATGGACAGACCAGGCAAGAGACTTGAAGTCTCCAGGAATTATACAGATCACTCCTCCAGACCTTAGGCTTTGGCATACCCAGGCCCCTGTGGTGTTACTCAGTTTGAACTAGATTTTAAACCATCACACCAAACACTGATAACAGTAATAGCTTGTACTCATATTTCACTTTCCCATTTACCAAACACTTCCCCAAAATAACTCCCTGAGGCAGGTAACATGCCGCTCACATCTGAGAGATCTCAAAACGGAATCTAGGATAGGCTAAAAGGCAGGTCAGGGCGAGACTCTGAGAGTAAGGTTAGTGCAGCCCTTGGTCTCCTGGTTTACAGCTCAAGATACACATCTGTGAGAATTAATTATTGACTCTATATTTCATAGTGGATTTTACTCTGGAGCCCCACACACTAGACCTCAGTCTCTTCTATGGCTCTAAGAGAAAACCTCATGTATGAGTTCAAGGGTTCAGTCTTTCTCTCTTAGATGTCAAAGGTTTAAACTTGGCCACAATCATTTTTAACCAAAGAAAACTCCAAGCTAAAGTTTAGAGATTCATTTCTCCCAGAAAACATTCTAATTCCCTGAGAATGATTACCTCAGTACCACCTGCACACATCAGCTTATGGCACCTGTGTGATCCCTGAAAATAGACAAGCTGACTCAGTCtcacctttctcttcttccttgccCAGTAAGGGTAGTCTTGTCTCACTCCCAGGCTCCTGGGAATCAGCTGGCTCACTATCAACAGCCTCAGGCTGCCGGGAGGTCCTCCAGATTCAGAAAACATTCTGAAAGCAGTGGTCCCAGTTCCATGTGTAAAAGCCCTTCCCTTAATGGAACCACTTACATTGTCCTCAACCCCACGGTGTCACTGTACTGTCTTTGTACTAGGCTCATAGAAATGAGTTGCATCTTCAATTCTTTGTCTTTGGGCTATTTAAGGCAGTCATTAGACCTGCTTTATTGCCTGGCTGTGCCCCCAGTAATAGGCCATTACCTTGCTCCGAGGAACGTGCCTTGGTTTACCTTTTTGTAAAATTTCCCTCATGACAATATCCTTCAATGTACCCTCAAGAGACCACaactgatcaactgtgaataacttagtttttagcaatacagtgatccaggGCAATTAAAAAAgcctaatgatgaaaaatgctctcgcTCTCCAGAGAAAGGACTCGCGCAGTCTGAATGCAGGCCGAAGcgcattttcctttattttctttatttttcttgtgtgtggtttttttttttttgagcctgGTTTTCTCCAACCCACAATATGactagtgtggaaatatgttttgcataactatacctGTATAACCTGTATGAAActgcttaccttttcaatgaggcgggggtggagaagagagggaaagagacaatttggaactcaacatttaaaaaaagattgttaaaaattgtttttacatgtaactgcaggaaagtaaaatattacatcataaaaaaagaatttaacatTGGTTTCACTAAGGAATACATCAATAATGAGTAAATGCAGGAAACACTTAGACGTTActctaggaaaagaaaaacacgCACTCCCCCGTTGGGCCCTGGTTACTTGGAGGATGGGGGCCATTCTCTTCCAAGCTGCCTCTTCTTGGGGaaggcagagctgggaaagaaaatggagccaTGAGAGGCCAGAGGCCAGAAGTGCCCACCCATCTTCCGCTACTCTGGTAAGTCAAAGAGAGCTCCTAAACTCTTTCCAGGATTCAGTACCACATACCGGCCACGTGCAAGGTGCTCAGGGGcctcacattctactgggaaaaTCAATAATCTGAAAGGGAAATCAATCAATAACCCAGGGAAATCCTGGGCACCTTGGTGAGTTAGGGAGCCCTGATGTTCACCCCTGAGGTTCAGCATTTGCAagcagaagaggaggaaaggctTCCCCATGGGACATACTACTTCTGGTGTGTGGGAAAGCCTGGCAGTGGTATGTAGGGTTTGGGAAAAGAGCTGGTGAGGGGCTTTTCTGGGAAATATGGGTCAGGGACCTTAGTATCTGTGCAACAgctggaaggggaaggggaggcagaaACTAGGGAGGAAAAGAACTTAGAATGTCCAAGGCAGGACCCTCATTCCTATGGAGGGCACCCTGGTCTTTGTTTCCAAGGCTCCCAGCCTCCAGATCATCCTCCACCCACATACCCATCACAGGGCTGCCTCCTTGGGCAAGGCCCTGTGTTCAAGGACTGCCAGGGTTTCCTAacaggtctccctgcctcagtctctcctttAATCCACCCTTCATACAAGTGTGATTGTCCTGAGGCTCACACCTAGCCACATCACTCAATAACCTGTGGCCCTCTGTTGGCTTTTAAGGCTCTTTCCAATTCAGACCCCACCTCTTTGCCTGCCTCATTCTACATCTTCCTCCTTCCCATGATCAACAGTCCAGTCAGAGCCTGGGTCCGGGCCTTCTCGGCCTTCTCACATGCCTTGAATGcattgtctctttccttctcttgctttAAGGGGCTGCTCAAACATTAACTCCTCTGATCCCTGATCTCCAGTGCTAGCACTGGCACTTTCAAACTGCTTGGCACTGAAGGACTAttcatttattctgtatgtagttGTATCAAGGGCCATTATCCACAGAGCATACCCAGAGGTGTTCTGGTTGGAGCCTTGGAGCCTGCCTCTGGTCATATGGTGGCCAGTCCTGATCGGTCTCCTTGGTGTCAGTGGCTCAGGGCGGCATTAGGCAAAAGAAGAGGCAATTGAAGATTGGCCCCTTTGCTGACCCCAGgagatggggtgaggggaggggtcAGGTAGGTAATGCTGAGAGTGGGCCTCCCTCCCAGAGGTTCCCAACGTGGCATACCACCCCTTGAGGGGGTGCTGGACCAATCCAGGGGGGTGGTAGTAGCCTTGGGTACAAGTGAGGGggatgttgaataaaaataagggggcaatgGAAgcgaaaagaaagaagagaattttgaaaaaccattcatacatatttcgtctgttgtgtaacagagttaaagtcatagtgattacattattttccaaaaaatacacaaaatgcaagttataacagAGCAGTGGTCAAATCCACCagcaggtcttaacaagcaagtgttggcaggtagGCTAGCGTGTCTCAAAATATTGTGTCATTGAAATTTCAATGCAGAAACCCCAATGCAGATTGAAACAGGAGCACCTGTAAAGGAGGTGGTCAGTACGCAGGGTTCCCCCTTGGGTGCCAAGGGCCCCAGGTCAGGCAGGGACTTGGCACTGGCCCCCATTCTGGACCCCACAGGGTCACTGATCTGTGTGAGTACTGTTTCCTCCAATGAATAGGAGTCCTTGCCGACAGGGATCATTTCATTTATCGTACAGGGTCTCGGAAAAGTCTGGGAGCAGTCTGAAACCTGCATATCTGCAGAAATATAAATGCTACAAACTTCTCCAAAACACCAATgggaaacataattttaaaatttctcttgtaCTTGTTTGGTTTTGTGAATTTGTCCTTATGCCTGAGCATCTTGGGGGAGGTATCCTCTCTCCTGGCTACTTCTGTCTCCTGACCTGCCTCCAAGAGACTTTTTCTagttgtgtgggatggctcaggtccctacataaatcaattactcagaggcctctcaaagtgatgacagaaaagtgatttattcgattctcgagaagcggggctcacctgtaggagtaggaaagccgaagacaaagaacaggacagtgatttatatagaccctaacgcaagtccctcctccccccactgaccattatcctcattagctgagaatatggtcttacattctagacacgaaatctaaccaatcccttttgaaatgaagacatcgaggaattatgtgagttttgtccaatcattgagaccctaatacactacacagttttatatccttatatggaactattctattctaaaaatattgtaaccttgagcctttaggccttaacTCACCACTGGGcaaaaaattacaatctgaggagtcttcactaagtctatccaactcaatccctcctcttattttatcagcctgaagacttctcacggatgtttcaaccaaagttctgtaacataatctcacactgtctattaatctcctcatcccaatcaggatcattcatgTTTCTTGTCTCAACAGGTGCCTAAccttccttctttagtatcatcaatcgaatggctccttcagtcctttcttctactctagcaagttttagtaaagaatttctaactattttagtaattagtgaaatcaaacaaggtaaacaaataggaagtaatgctataccactaattgctataaggccaaaccacagtaacctcttccaccagctcccctcaaaccaggaccaccaAGATGTATTGAAAGTGGAGCCCCAAGTTTGTATGGGAACATGagcaactttcctgatattcttggtgatctctttcactatccttccattatcatcaatttttaagcaacatgtagataaattgagtttcccagaaactcccccttcttctgcaagtaaataatctaagattaatctatgttgcagtactgcttccctagtcTGTGTGGCTTGATCGGCCaataagtccaaagcctttgctgtttgattggttataatttcaactactgcttggagtctgattaATCTATTTAATGGATATATCCGGGCCTAATGGTCCCCCTTTCCTGATCTCTGACTTACCCTTCCATAGCTGTTGTTTCCTCTTCCAcatacaatgttgataattctccccagttctattgattacactccagaaaacatcatcctatgtgttccattctcccacttccatacccattctttatattctgtgttattcttagtactattcatatatatatatctccacaaatagtcatggtcgtgacccccttcacatggttttctgggatcagaggggttgtaaaacttatacccACAACTTTCGTGATAttctccttttgttctctcttcgtatgaagaggatgggaaaaatgaatgggtacagggaatcaccctaccatctgaacaggtaatactgttctgatcccatctgtttgcatactgggcacaatcaatacgagccagggtttctggccttcgtgtgaatgtccatttacaattacttcctcccagccatgtctcctgcaattcaggtcctgtttggtttaaacaatgttcacctgga harbors:
- the LOC140498801 gene encoding uncharacterized protein; the encoded protein is MTVDFTPEEWGHLDLSQKELYWEVMLESYRNLVCLEHKYNECGKAFCPRNDLTEHQISHSTPKPYQRNKCGKTFNQEVGLNQYQTVHAGEKPYECTDCGKAFRLRVQLTQHQRIHTSDKPSECDRCRKTFSCGRELKSHHRIHTGEKPYQCNDCGKALRLSTHVTKHQTIHTGEKYYECNECGKAFSQKIGLFQHQKIHTGEKPFECDKCGKAFSHSRELKRHRRIHTGEKLYGCNKCGKAFSQRIGLSQHQTIHTSEKPYECNEYGKAFYYSTNLTWHKKIHSGEKPYQCNECGKAFSQKAALTQQQTSHPGEKPYGCNEHGKTFSQRIRLTQHHTIHTGEKPHKYNECGKACRLRTQLTPHKKVHTGKKLYECNDWRAIPHENRDYSTSNNSYWTETL